A genomic segment from Propioniciclava sp. MC1595 encodes:
- a CDS encoding DUF349 domain-containing protein, whose product MVGQTARAGGVFSCKMEPMTDSAGPASFGRVDPDGTVYVTTGEGERAVGQVPDVSPDEALAFFVRRYEALELEVTLLEQRLNSGAVSPDDARHTIKNLRKSVSEANAVGDLAALETRLEALQPRLAEASEARKAERAKQHEATREAKEAMVAEAEALASGNDWRGGVNRFRQLLEDWKKLPRIDRATDDALWHRFSSARTTYTRRRKAQFAEQSARWGEAKAVKEQIIEEARSLADSTDWGPTSGAFRDLMTRWKAAGSAAREHDDKLWAEFRGLQDQFFGARTAAQSAQDEEFTGNLVAKEELLAKAEASIVPVKDVESARAAFRTFLEEYHALGKVPRDAMRGLDNRVRAIEQAVRKAEEDEWKRTDPEARQRAEETVAMLSAEIDKLAAKAEKAEARGDKQAAKKAQDSIATYQTWLDQAKATLADFTR is encoded by the coding sequence ATCGTCGGCCAGACCGCGCGCGCCGGAGGGGTGTTTTCGTGCAAGATGGAGCCCATGACTGACTCTGCAGGTCCGGCCAGCTTCGGTCGTGTCGACCCCGATGGCACCGTCTACGTGACCACGGGTGAGGGCGAACGGGCGGTCGGTCAGGTTCCCGACGTGTCCCCCGACGAGGCGCTCGCCTTCTTCGTCCGGCGCTACGAGGCCCTCGAGCTGGAGGTGACGCTGCTCGAGCAGCGCCTGAACTCCGGTGCGGTCTCCCCCGACGACGCACGCCACACGATCAAGAACCTGCGCAAGTCGGTGTCCGAGGCCAACGCGGTCGGCGACCTCGCCGCCCTGGAGACCCGGCTCGAGGCCCTGCAGCCCCGCCTGGCCGAGGCGTCCGAGGCCCGCAAGGCCGAGCGCGCCAAGCAGCACGAGGCCACCCGCGAGGCCAAGGAGGCCATGGTCGCCGAGGCCGAGGCGCTGGCGTCCGGCAACGACTGGCGCGGCGGGGTCAACCGCTTCCGCCAGCTGCTCGAGGACTGGAAGAAGCTCCCCCGCATCGACCGCGCCACCGACGACGCGCTGTGGCACCGGTTCAGCTCCGCCCGCACCACCTACACCCGCCGCCGCAAGGCCCAGTTCGCCGAGCAGTCCGCGCGCTGGGGCGAGGCGAAGGCCGTCAAGGAGCAGATCATCGAGGAGGCCCGCTCGCTGGCCGACTCCACCGACTGGGGCCCCACCTCGGGTGCCTTCCGCGACCTGATGACCCGCTGGAAGGCCGCCGGATCGGCCGCCCGCGAGCACGACGACAAGCTCTGGGCCGAGTTCCGCGGTCTCCAGGACCAGTTCTTCGGCGCCCGCACCGCCGCCCAGAGCGCCCAGGACGAGGAGTTCACCGGCAACCTGGTCGCCAAGGAGGAGCTGCTGGCCAAGGCCGAGGCGAGCATCGTCCCGGTGAAGGACGTGGAGTCGGCGCGCGCCGCCTTCCGCACCTTCCTCGAGGAGTACCACGCCCTCGGCAAGGTCCCCCGCGACGCCATGCGCGGCCTCGACAACCGCGTCCGCGCGATCGAGCAGGCCGTCCGCAAGGCCGAGGAGGACGAGTGGAAGCGCACCGACCCCGAGGCGCGCCAGCGCGCCGAGGAGACGGTCGCCATGCTCAGCGCGGAGATCGACAAACTGGCCGCCAAGGCCGAGAAGGCCGAGGCCCGCGGGGACAAGCAGGCCGCCAAGAAGGCCCAGGACTCGATCGCGACCTACCAGACCTGGCTCGACCAGGCCAAGGCCACGCTGGCCGACTTCACCCGCTGA
- a CDS encoding PepSY domain-containing protein — MKKTTALIPTVLAAGLILAGCTSPTPPAPAPATTSGPVVAPATTPAGNPPASNATPGSGDAASDDTAHNAAAEAAVRTAEGEANGRVIELDREGNGWEVEVLVGDRIHEFRIDDAGTAVTDRRGDERVHPEDQRRAAAATISVTDAMRAALAATPGTIDDIELDDRNNVVVWEVTIDTADDDDVEVYVDATTGEVQA; from the coding sequence ATGAAGAAGACGACTGCCCTCATCCCCACCGTCCTGGCCGCCGGCCTGATCCTCGCCGGCTGCACCTCCCCCACCCCGCCGGCACCGGCGCCGGCGACCACCTCCGGCCCCGTGGTCGCCCCGGCCACGACGCCGGCAGGCAACCCCCCGGCTTCGAACGCCACCCCCGGCAGCGGGGACGCGGCGTCCGACGACACCGCCCACAACGCCGCGGCCGAGGCCGCCGTGCGCACCGCGGAGGGCGAGGCGAACGGCAGGGTCATCGAGCTCGACCGCGAGGGCAACGGGTGGGAGGTTGAGGTCCTCGTGGGCGACCGGATCCACGAATTCAGGATCGATGACGCCGGCACCGCGGTGACCGACCGCCGTGGCGACGAGCGGGTCCACCCCGAGGACCAGCGGCGTGCCGCCGCGGCCACGATCTCCGTCACCGACGCGATGAGGGCCGCACTCGCGGCCACCCCCGGGACGATCGACGACATCGAACTCGACGACCGCAACAACGTCGTCGTGTGGGAGGTCACGATCGACACCGCGGACGACGACGACGTGGAGGTCTACGTCGACGCCACCACGGGCGAGGTTCAGGCCTGA
- a CDS encoding MBL fold metallo-hydrolase, which yields MFLTSFPAGPLQANCYILSMDGRRCVVVDPGVNAFEPVKELVAEHGLTVEAVLLTHGHPDHVGGAADVADHYGVPAYLHESDRELFDTSLLMPWALEIIDRFGVNHVEPADLRDLVGGETLELAGMTFTTEVAPGHRPGCLLWRTPLVEPVPQAPELTEIVFTGDVVFAGSIGRTDLPGGDDEAMRRSLRDVVLALPDTAALVPGHGPETTMAHERATNSYLTESYLR from the coding sequence GTGTTCCTGACCTCGTTCCCGGCCGGTCCGCTGCAGGCCAACTGCTACATCCTGTCGATGGATGGGCGGCGGTGCGTGGTCGTCGACCCCGGTGTCAACGCGTTCGAGCCGGTCAAGGAGCTCGTCGCCGAGCACGGGCTCACCGTCGAGGCGGTACTCCTCACACACGGGCACCCCGACCACGTGGGCGGTGCGGCCGACGTGGCCGACCACTACGGCGTCCCGGCCTACCTGCACGAGTCCGACCGCGAGCTGTTCGACACCTCGCTGCTGATGCCGTGGGCCCTCGAGATCATCGACCGGTTCGGCGTCAACCACGTCGAGCCCGCCGACCTGCGTGACCTCGTCGGCGGCGAGACGCTGGAGCTGGCCGGCATGACCTTCACCACCGAGGTCGCGCCGGGTCACCGCCCGGGCTGCCTGCTGTGGCGCACGCCCCTGGTCGAGCCGGTGCCGCAGGCGCCCGAGCTGACCGAGATCGTGTTCACCGGCGACGTGGTGTTCGCCGGCTCCATCGGGCGCACCGACCTGCCCGGCGGCGACGACGAGGCCATGCGACGCTCGCTGCGCGACGTCGTCCTGGCGCTGCCCGACACCGCCGCCCTGGTGCCGGGGCATGGGCCCGAGACCACGATGGCCCACGAGCGGGCCACCAACTCCTACCTGACCGAGAGCTACCTGAGGTGA
- the hisS gene encoding histidine--tRNA ligase: MRPKPLSGFPEFLPAGRIVEQAVLDSLRETFELHGFASIETRAVETMDSLTRKGEITKEVYVVRRLHAAEGETGDDLGLHFDLTVPFARYVLEHAGHLAFPFRRYQVQKVWRGERPQEGRYREFVQADIDVVGENALAGHHDVEVALVMLEALETLHTRFGVPPVVMHVNNRKLAEGFYRGLGVTDHMAVLQRVDKLDKIGPDAVRALLVDELGMSPEAADKCLALATISTPDTSFVEQVRALGVQHELLDEGLAALAEVVEAAAAAVPGRLVADLKIARGLDYYTGTVYETEMEGFESLGSICSGGRYDALATDGKRTWPGVGVSVGVTRILAPLIAKGELVASRSVPTCVLVAVDAEETRAAAMATAAALRARGIPTEVAPKADRFGKQIRYADRRGIPFVWFAGQDGDSVKDIRSGDQVPAEADSWRPPEGDLRPSVGAGQA; the protein is encoded by the coding sequence ATGCGTCCCAAGCCGTTGTCCGGGTTCCCCGAGTTCCTGCCCGCCGGGCGGATCGTGGAACAGGCCGTCCTCGACTCGCTGCGCGAGACGTTCGAGCTGCACGGCTTCGCCTCGATCGAGACCCGTGCGGTCGAGACGATGGACTCCCTGACCCGCAAGGGCGAGATCACCAAGGAGGTCTACGTCGTCCGCCGGCTGCACGCCGCTGAGGGCGAGACCGGGGATGATCTGGGCCTGCACTTCGACCTCACCGTGCCGTTCGCGCGCTACGTGCTGGAGCACGCGGGTCACCTGGCGTTCCCGTTCCGGCGTTACCAGGTGCAGAAGGTCTGGCGCGGCGAGCGGCCGCAGGAGGGGCGCTACCGCGAGTTCGTGCAGGCGGACATCGACGTGGTGGGCGAGAACGCACTTGCGGGCCACCACGACGTCGAGGTGGCCCTGGTCATGCTGGAGGCCCTGGAGACACTGCACACCCGGTTCGGCGTCCCTCCGGTGGTCATGCACGTCAACAACCGCAAGCTGGCCGAAGGCTTCTACCGTGGCCTGGGCGTCACCGACCACATGGCCGTCCTGCAGCGGGTCGACAAGCTCGACAAGATCGGGCCGGACGCCGTGCGGGCCCTGCTGGTCGACGAACTCGGGATGAGCCCCGAGGCCGCCGACAAGTGTCTGGCGCTGGCCACGATCTCCACCCCCGACACCTCCTTCGTGGAGCAGGTGCGGGCGTTGGGCGTCCAGCACGAGCTGTTGGACGAGGGGCTGGCCGCGCTCGCCGAGGTGGTCGAGGCCGCCGCTGCGGCGGTTCCCGGGCGCCTGGTCGCCGACCTCAAGATCGCCCGGGGGCTGGACTACTACACCGGCACCGTCTACGAGACCGAGATGGAGGGCTTCGAGTCGCTCGGGTCGATCTGCTCCGGCGGCCGCTACGACGCCCTGGCCACGGACGGCAAGCGCACTTGGCCGGGCGTCGGCGTGTCGGTGGGCGTCACGCGCATCCTGGCCCCGCTGATCGCGAAGGGTGAGCTGGTGGCGTCCCGGTCGGTGCCGACCTGCGTGCTGGTCGCCGTCGATGCGGAGGAGACCCGGGCCGCTGCCATGGCGACGGCCGCGGCGCTGCGTGCGCGCGGCATCCCCACCGAGGTGGCGCCCAAGGCCGACCGGTTCGGCAAGCAGATCCGCTACGCCGACCGGCGCGGCATCCCGTTCGTGTGGTTCGCGGGACAGGACGGCGACTCGGTCAAGGACATCCGCTCCGGCGACCAGGTGCCGGCAGAGGCCGACTCCTGGCGGCCGCCGGAGGGAGACCTGCGGCCGTCAGTGGGGGCGGGTCAGGCCTGA
- a CDS encoding DUF2871 family protein: MTTTTNSHPPVRRAASALEHRLGLAAGVYAGLGLLAGLFYRTLTHSRDFTGATTLSLGHTHFLALGMLVMLLVLVLERLFGLSESKAFRWFEPLYHVGLLVTAGALIVRGTLQVVATNPTSMAFAGVAGLGHILLTVAFVMLFLALRGALRSAR, translated from the coding sequence ATGACCACGACCACGAACTCGCACCCCCCTGTCCGCCGCGCCGCCAGCGCCCTCGAGCACCGCCTCGGCCTCGCCGCGGGCGTGTACGCCGGGCTCGGCCTGCTGGCTGGCCTCTTCTACCGCACGCTGACCCACTCCCGGGACTTCACCGGGGCCACCACCCTGTCGCTCGGCCACACCCACTTCCTGGCCCTCGGCATGCTCGTGATGCTGCTCGTCCTCGTGCTCGAGCGCCTGTTCGGACTCTCGGAGTCCAAGGCCTTCCGCTGGTTCGAGCCCCTCTACCATGTGGGCCTGCTCGTGACCGCCGGGGCCCTGATCGTCCGCGGCACCCTCCAGGTCGTGGCCACGAACCCGACCTCGATGGCCTTCGCCGGGGTCGCCGGCCTCGGCCACATCCTGCTCACGGTCGCGTTCGTCATGCTGTTCCTCGCCCTGCGCGGCGCCCTCCGCAGCGCCCGGTGA
- a CDS encoding sensor histidine kinase has product MSTDVAPAHSAARALRGGQHVLFALLWTIGASQTWADGAVAGPVAALAIALALWYAVGLRFSGRVWFAVLAALWVGLVLLAPTFAWLVFALNLIALHLLPDGPAIGSVVALTLTAISVLWPTASNPLAAVLGPTVGAVVAIGVSWGYQRILAESAERGRLVAELVAVQEELATVQRQSGALDERARLARDIHDTLAQGYSSILLLARAGLARGASEAELLGQIEATAAENLVEARRVVHALTPAQLEDAPLPAAVRRLLERLASETGLRTDLEVAGDPLLAPTAVDVAVLRLVQGALANVRQHARASRVVVSLSYAPDELLVDVVDDGRGFDPAATPEATDAGGFGLRAMRERLAALGGTLSVESAPGEGTAVAASVPLGGGA; this is encoded by the coding sequence ATGAGCACCGACGTCGCACCAGCCCACTCCGCAGCCCGCGCGCTGCGGGGTGGGCAGCACGTGCTGTTCGCCCTGCTGTGGACCATCGGCGCCTCCCAGACCTGGGCCGACGGCGCCGTCGCCGGGCCCGTCGCCGCCCTCGCGATCGCGCTGGCCCTCTGGTACGCGGTCGGGCTCCGGTTCTCGGGCCGGGTCTGGTTCGCGGTGCTGGCCGCGCTGTGGGTGGGGCTGGTGCTGCTGGCTCCGACCTTCGCCTGGCTCGTCTTCGCCCTGAACCTGATCGCCCTGCACCTGCTCCCCGACGGGCCCGCGATCGGGTCCGTCGTCGCCCTGACCCTGACCGCGATCAGCGTGCTGTGGCCCACGGCGTCCAACCCGCTGGCGGCGGTGCTCGGCCCCACGGTGGGTGCCGTCGTCGCGATCGGCGTGAGCTGGGGCTACCAGCGGATCCTCGCCGAGTCCGCCGAGCGCGGACGCCTCGTCGCCGAGCTGGTCGCCGTGCAGGAGGAGCTGGCCACCGTGCAGCGCCAGTCCGGCGCGCTGGACGAGCGGGCGCGCCTGGCCCGCGACATCCACGACACGCTCGCGCAGGGCTACAGCAGCATCCTGCTCCTGGCCCGCGCGGGGCTCGCGCGCGGGGCGTCCGAGGCGGAACTGCTGGGGCAGATCGAGGCGACTGCGGCGGAGAACCTCGTCGAGGCCCGCCGCGTCGTCCACGCGTTGACCCCGGCCCAGCTTGAGGACGCGCCCCTGCCCGCAGCCGTGCGCCGCCTGCTGGAGAGGCTGGCGTCCGAGACGGGGCTGCGCACCGACCTGGAGGTCGCAGGCGACCCGCTGCTGGCCCCCACGGCTGTCGACGTGGCGGTGCTGCGGTTGGTGCAGGGGGCGCTGGCCAACGTGCGGCAGCACGCGCGCGCCTCCCGGGTCGTGGTGTCGCTGAGCTATGCCCCCGACGAGCTGCTGGTCGACGTCGTCGACGACGGGCGCGGCTTCGACCCCGCCGCCACCCCCGAGGCCACGGACGCCGGCGGCTTCGGCCTGCGCGCCATGCGCGAACGCCTCGCCGCGCTGGGCGGGACGCTGAGCGTCGAGTCGGCCCCGGGCGAGGGGACTGCGGTCGCGGCCTCGGTGCCGCTGGGAGGGGGAGCATGA
- the aspS gene encoding aspartate--tRNA ligase, which translates to MLRTHQAGTLRSEHVGQTVTLAGWVAKRRDHGGVAFIDLRDASGICQVVVRDEYLESAGIHDLRNEFCIQVTGVVDARDAENVNPNIATGQVEVDIRDLEVLNPAAPLPFQIDERSGVGEDARLKHRYLDLRRPRQHDALVLRSKVTRAIREVLDGRDFYDIETPTLTRSTPEGARDFVVPARLHPGKWYALPQSPQLFKQLLMVAGMERYYQIARCYRDEDFRADRQPEFTQLDIEMSFVDQDDVIALAEEVMAACWRLIGVEMSLPLPRMTWHDAMDNYGSDKPDLRFDNKIRELTSYFADTPFRVFQAPYVGGVVMPGGASQPRRQFDAWQEWAKQRGAKGLAYVTIGEDGTLGGPVAKNITDAERDGLAAAMDAQPGDAIFFGAGAREATQELLGAARLEIGRRTGQIDEDAWSFLWVVDAPMFKLREDAVASGDVAIAEGKWAAVHHAFTSPKPESLDTFDTDPGSALSYGYDFVANGNEIGGGSIRIHRRDVQERVFKVMGLSQEEAQEKFGFLLEAFSFGAPPHGGIAFGLDRLVMLLGGFDTIRDVIAFPKSGGGFDPLTEAPASITAQQRKEAGVDAKPKADEKATAEA; encoded by the coding sequence ATGCTGCGCACCCACCAGGCCGGGACCCTCCGTTCGGAGCACGTCGGCCAGACCGTCACCCTCGCCGGATGGGTCGCCAAGCGGCGCGACCACGGCGGCGTGGCCTTCATCGACCTGCGGGACGCCTCGGGCATCTGCCAGGTCGTCGTCCGCGACGAGTACCTCGAATCGGCGGGCATCCACGACCTGCGCAACGAGTTCTGCATCCAGGTGACCGGCGTGGTCGACGCCCGCGACGCCGAGAACGTCAACCCCAACATCGCCACCGGCCAGGTGGAGGTCGACATCCGCGACCTCGAGGTGCTCAACCCGGCCGCGCCGCTGCCGTTCCAGATCGACGAGCGCTCCGGCGTCGGCGAGGACGCGCGCCTCAAGCACCGCTACCTGGACCTGCGGCGTCCGCGCCAGCACGACGCGCTGGTGCTGCGCTCGAAGGTGACCCGCGCGATCCGCGAGGTGCTCGACGGCCGCGACTTCTACGACATCGAGACCCCCACCCTGACCCGCTCGACGCCCGAGGGCGCCCGCGACTTCGTGGTGCCCGCGCGCCTGCACCCCGGCAAGTGGTACGCCCTGCCGCAGAGCCCGCAGTTGTTCAAGCAGCTCCTGATGGTCGCCGGGATGGAGCGCTACTACCAGATCGCGCGCTGCTACCGCGACGAGGACTTCCGCGCCGACCGCCAGCCCGAGTTCACCCAGCTCGACATCGAGATGAGCTTCGTCGACCAGGACGACGTGATCGCCCTGGCCGAGGAGGTCATGGCGGCCTGCTGGCGCCTGATCGGCGTGGAGATGTCGCTGCCGCTGCCGCGGATGACCTGGCACGACGCCATGGACAACTACGGCTCGGACAAGCCCGACCTGCGGTTCGACAACAAGATCCGCGAGCTCACCTCTTACTTCGCCGACACGCCCTTCCGCGTGTTCCAGGCGCCGTACGTGGGCGGCGTGGTCATGCCGGGCGGGGCGTCCCAGCCTCGTCGCCAGTTCGACGCGTGGCAGGAGTGGGCCAAGCAGCGCGGCGCCAAGGGTCTCGCCTACGTGACCATCGGCGAGGACGGCACCCTCGGCGGGCCGGTCGCCAAGAACATCACCGACGCCGAGCGCGACGGCCTGGCCGCCGCCATGGACGCCCAGCCGGGCGACGCGATCTTCTTCGGCGCGGGTGCCCGCGAGGCCACCCAGGAGCTGCTGGGCGCCGCGCGCCTGGAGATCGGACGCCGCACCGGCCAGATCGACGAGGACGCCTGGTCGTTCCTGTGGGTCGTGGACGCCCCCATGTTCAAGCTGCGCGAGGACGCCGTCGCCTCCGGTGATGTCGCCATCGCCGAGGGCAAGTGGGCCGCGGTGCACCACGCGTTCACCTCGCCCAAGCCCGAGTCGCTCGACACCTTCGACACCGACCCCGGCTCGGCGCTGTCCTACGGCTACGACTTCGTCGCCAACGGCAACGAGATCGGCGGCGGCTCGATCCGTATCCACCGCCGCGACGTGCAGGAGCGCGTGTTCAAGGTCATGGGCCTGTCCCAGGAGGAGGCGCAGGAGAAGTTTGGCTTCCTGCTCGAGGCCTTCTCCTTCGGCGCCCCGCCCCACGGCGGCATCGCCTTCGGCCTGGACCGCCTCGTGATGCTGCTCGGCGGCTTCGACACCATCCGCGACGTCATCGCGTTCCCGAAGTCGGGCGGCGGGTTCGACCCGCTGACCGAGGCGCCGGCGTCCATCACGGCGCAGCAGCGCAAGGAGGCCGGGGTCGACGCCAAGCCGAAGGCCGACGAGAAAGCGACTGCCGAAGCCTGA
- a CDS encoding response regulator transcription factor — protein sequence MTTVVIVDDHPVVRAGLTALLATRPGIEVVGEAGDGSAALAVVGRERPDVVLMDLQLGSDNGVDVTRELLRRDPPARVLILTTYDTDADIVAAIEAGAAGYLLKDATPEALGAAVEAAARGEAVFAPAVAGRLARRVVAPPSELTEREREVVVLLAEGLANRQIARRLFLSEATVKTHLVHVYEKLRVDNRTAAVAAARQAGIIR from the coding sequence ATGACCACCGTCGTGATCGTGGACGACCACCCGGTCGTGCGCGCGGGCCTCACGGCCCTGTTGGCCACGCGGCCGGGGATCGAGGTCGTGGGGGAGGCCGGCGACGGCTCCGCCGCGCTGGCGGTCGTGGGCCGGGAGCGCCCCGACGTCGTGCTCATGGACCTCCAGCTGGGCTCCGACAACGGCGTCGACGTGACCCGCGAGCTGCTGCGCCGCGACCCGCCGGCGCGGGTGCTGATCCTGACCACCTACGACACCGACGCCGACATCGTGGCCGCGATCGAGGCGGGGGCCGCGGGCTACCTGCTCAAGGACGCCACCCCGGAGGCGCTCGGGGCCGCGGTCGAGGCCGCCGCCCGCGGTGAGGCCGTCTTCGCCCCCGCCGTCGCCGGACGCCTCGCGCGCCGGGTCGTCGCGCCACCCAGCGAGCTCACCGAACGGGAGCGCGAGGTCGTGGTGTTGCTGGCCGAGGGGTTGGCCAACCGTCAGATCGCGCGGCGGCTGTTCCTGTCGGAGGCGACGGTGAAGACGCACCTCGTCCACGTCTACGAGAAGCTGCGCGTGGACAACCGGACCGCGGCAGTGGCCGCGGCCCGGCAGGCCGGGATCATCCGGTAG